The following coding sequences lie in one Brevibacterium marinum genomic window:
- the aceA gene encoding isocitrate lyase, translating into MTENTTQSNLHDAESIRRDWATNARWSGIARDYEPEDVVKLRGSLIEEHTLARHGAERLWDQVSSSDIKSGEYVNALGALTGNQAVEQVKAGLNAIYLSGWQVAADANAAGQTYPDQSIYPANSVPQVVRRINNALMRADQIETSEGQKNVDDWFAPIVADAEAGFGGALNVYELMRSMISSGAAGVHFEDQLGSEKKCGHLGGKVLVPTSQHIRTLNAARLAADVENVPSLVIARTDAEAATLMTSDIDERDQRFVTGERTAEGYYKIRNGIEAGIARGLSFAPYSDLLWMETSTPDLEAAKQFADAIHAEYPDQKLAYNCSPSFNWRKHLDDATIAKFQRELGAMGYKFQFITLAGFHALNYSMFDLAYGYAREQMKAYVDLQEREFAAEERGYTATKHQREVGTGYFDLVSTALNPDSSTTALTGSTETAQFS; encoded by the coding sequence ATGACTGAGAACACCACGCAGAGCAACCTGCACGATGCTGAGTCCATCCGCCGCGACTGGGCGACCAACGCCCGCTGGTCGGGCATCGCTCGTGACTACGAGCCCGAGGACGTCGTCAAACTGCGCGGTTCGCTGATCGAGGAGCACACGCTGGCTCGCCACGGCGCCGAGCGCCTCTGGGACCAGGTCTCCTCCAGCGACATCAAGTCCGGCGAGTACGTCAACGCACTCGGTGCGCTGACCGGCAACCAGGCCGTTGAGCAGGTCAAGGCCGGCCTCAACGCCATCTACCTCTCCGGTTGGCAGGTCGCCGCCGATGCGAATGCCGCCGGGCAGACCTACCCCGATCAGTCGATCTACCCGGCCAACTCGGTGCCGCAGGTCGTGCGTCGGATCAACAATGCGCTCATGCGCGCCGATCAGATCGAGACCTCGGAAGGTCAGAAGAACGTCGACGACTGGTTCGCTCCGATCGTTGCCGACGCCGAGGCGGGCTTCGGCGGCGCGCTCAACGTCTACGAACTCATGCGCTCGATGATCTCCTCCGGCGCTGCCGGTGTGCACTTCGAGGATCAGCTCGGTTCCGAGAAGAAGTGCGGCCACCTCGGCGGCAAGGTTCTCGTTCCGACCTCGCAGCACATCCGCACCCTCAACGCGGCTCGCCTGGCCGCCGACGTCGAGAACGTGCCCAGCCTCGTCATCGCCCGCACGGATGCTGAGGCAGCGACACTCATGACCTCGGACATCGACGAGCGCGATCAGCGCTTCGTCACCGGTGAACGCACCGCCGAGGGCTACTACAAGATCAGGAACGGCATCGAAGCAGGCATCGCCCGCGGACTGTCCTTCGCTCCCTACTCGGATCTGCTGTGGATGGAGACCTCCACACCTGACCTCGAGGCCGCCAAGCAGTTCGCGGATGCGATCCACGCGGAGTACCCGGACCAGAAGCTGGCCTACAACTGCTCACCGTCGTTCAACTGGCGCAAGCACCTCGACGATGCCACCATCGCGAAGTTCCAGCGCGAGCTGGGAGCCATGGGCTACAAGTTCCAGTTCATCACCCTGGCCGGCTTCCACGCGCTCAACTACTCGATGTTCGATCTGGCTTACGGCTACGCTCGCGAACAGATGAAGGCCTACGTCGATCTGCAGGAACGCGAGTTCGCTGCCGAAGAGCGCGGCTATACCGCGACCAAGCACCAGCGCGAGGTCGGAACCGGATACTTCGATCTGGTCTCGACGGCGCTGAACCCGGACAGCTCGACGACCGCTCTGACCGGTTCGACCGAAACCGCTCAGTTCAGCTG
- a CDS encoding XRE family transcriptional regulator: MTSNSTDTRDSDQEADTLSIGRRIRFFRKQQGLTLNDLGEKVGRAASQISTIENGKRETSVTLLTAIAKALRTEVAELIDPTPVDGRQALELEAERNQASPMYSSLGLPQVRIKSLPPDALEAIVGLQRQLGEVLERRAATPEEARRANRELRERMREKNNYFADLEAQAAELLRLADYESGTVSQRQTALIAKKLGFSLHYVSDLPNSTRSISDTANNRLYLPNADAAADPRSHLLTSLAAHVLGHDSPKDFSEFLQQRVEANYLAAAVLLPQSSAVPMLEEEKRKREISVEHLRDMFGVSYEMAAHRFTNLATEHLGLPVHFMKVHRSGTIHKAYSNDGLPYPTDPLGAIEGQFACKRFTSRTVFRVADRFSPYYQYTDTPEGSFWCTARVLPGGDFAISVGVPFAHVKWFEGRESQIRSKSSCPDPACCRQAPEDLAEKWENQALPSAQMHASLLAAVPPGAVPGVDDTEVYEFLERHSG, translated from the coding sequence ATGACGAGCAACAGCACCGATACCAGAGACTCCGACCAGGAGGCCGACACTCTCAGCATCGGCAGAAGAATCCGGTTTTTTCGCAAACAACAGGGTCTGACGCTCAACGATCTGGGCGAGAAAGTGGGCCGTGCGGCCTCCCAGATCTCGACGATCGAGAACGGGAAGCGAGAAACTTCTGTCACGCTTCTGACCGCGATCGCGAAGGCCCTGAGGACCGAAGTCGCCGAGCTCATCGACCCCACTCCCGTCGACGGCAGACAGGCTCTCGAACTCGAAGCCGAACGCAACCAGGCCTCGCCCATGTACTCCTCCTTGGGTCTGCCGCAGGTGCGGATCAAGTCGCTGCCCCCTGATGCGCTCGAGGCGATCGTGGGCCTGCAGAGGCAGCTCGGCGAGGTCCTCGAACGCCGCGCCGCGACCCCGGAGGAGGCCAGGAGGGCCAACCGTGAGCTGCGGGAGCGGATGCGGGAGAAGAACAACTACTTCGCCGACCTCGAGGCTCAGGCCGCCGAGCTGCTGCGACTGGCCGATTACGAATCCGGCACCGTCTCACAGCGCCAGACGGCGCTGATCGCGAAGAAGCTCGGTTTCAGCCTCCACTACGTCTCAGACCTGCCGAACTCGACCCGGTCGATCTCCGACACCGCGAACAACCGTCTCTACCTGCCCAACGCCGATGCCGCCGCCGATCCCCGGTCGCACCTGCTCACCAGTCTTGCCGCGCACGTGCTCGGTCATGACTCGCCGAAGGACTTCAGCGAGTTCCTGCAGCAGCGGGTGGAGGCGAACTATCTGGCCGCGGCCGTGCTCCTGCCGCAGAGTTCGGCTGTGCCGATGCTCGAGGAGGAGAAGAGGAAGCGCGAGATCTCCGTCGAACACCTGCGTGACATGTTCGGCGTCAGCTACGAGATGGCCGCGCACCGATTCACCAACTTGGCCACCGAGCACCTGGGCCTGCCCGTGCACTTCATGAAGGTCCACCGCTCCGGCACAATCCACAAGGCGTATTCGAACGACGGCCTGCCCTACCCCACCGATCCGCTCGGCGCCATCGAAGGACAGTTCGCCTGCAAACGGTTCACCTCCCGCACGGTGTTCCGGGTCGCCGACAGGTTCAGCCCGTACTACCAGTACACGGACACCCCCGAAGGGTCCTTCTGGTGCACCGCGCGGGTCCTGCCCGGCGGCGATTTCGCGATCAGCGTGGGGGTCCCCTTCGCCCATGTGAAATGGTTCGAGGGTCGCGAATCGCAGATCCGCTCGAAGTCATCCTGCCCGGATCCCGCCTGCTGTCGGCAGGCGCCCGAGGATCTCGCCGAGAAGTGGGAGAACCAGGCGCTGCCCTCGGCACAGATGCACGCATCCCTGCTGGCAGCGGTTCCGCCCGGTGCCGTTCCAGGCGTCGACGACACCGAGGTCTACGAGTTCCTCGAACGTCACTCCGGGTGA
- a CDS encoding FAD-dependent oxidoreductase, producing MSISRVAVIGAGIVGLALAREITRRLPEVDVSVFDKAERVAAHQSGHTSGIVEPGLDAEPGSQEAELARRGVQLLVPFVSERGIPYRECGQLLVAQNTDEADRLEGLLARAEANGVPGVRLLDRRQMREIEPNARGVLALYSPHTAVTDFTALTEALASDARAAGGTFRFGTEVTGLDVMSNEVRVRIREADPETREDSPEPRDDAAEPRDDDRDIDEQVHEGPRTYHGEDADGPVIDFRDELRSRFGEQDWFKQVEDTIGGLADRFSNPASGRDRSRDGSQRTRSDDAAEEGFESFDLVIVCAGLQADRMAADAGFDDDPRIVPFTSDCCVVDAALGGDVSTPGRDTGVHEGGASAPEGDAGAAGSEASPTAPDEPAEVVRGIIGTVPDPASPLSAKSVVRDVNGVLTLGPNTFVSLGRERYDRRGFDFGDVGSTVGFKGFWKFAAQSAKTAAHGAKPTVSTSAFVAEIRKFVPAIDPSALRQGVRGVRAQAMDADGTLVDELRVSTRGRLTMVRSLPRSGATSALAIAEHIADSVLEAPTGSTR from the coding sequence ATGAGTATTTCACGAGTGGCCGTCATCGGTGCCGGGATCGTCGGATTGGCCCTCGCCCGCGAGATCACCCGCAGACTCCCCGAAGTCGACGTGAGCGTGTTCGACAAGGCCGAGCGCGTCGCCGCACATCAGAGCGGGCACACGTCCGGGATCGTCGAACCCGGACTCGACGCAGAGCCGGGGTCGCAGGAGGCCGAACTCGCTCGCCGAGGTGTTCAGCTGCTCGTCCCATTCGTGTCCGAACGCGGCATCCCCTACCGCGAGTGCGGTCAGCTGCTCGTCGCGCAGAACACCGACGAAGCCGACCGTCTCGAGGGCCTCCTCGCCCGCGCTGAGGCCAACGGGGTCCCGGGAGTGCGGCTGCTCGACCGCAGGCAGATGCGAGAGATCGAACCGAACGCCCGGGGAGTGCTCGCCCTGTATTCTCCACACACCGCCGTCACCGACTTCACCGCCCTGACCGAGGCGCTCGCCTCCGATGCCAGAGCTGCGGGAGGGACCTTCCGCTTCGGCACGGAGGTCACCGGCCTCGACGTGATGAGCAATGAGGTCCGGGTCCGCATACGCGAGGCAGATCCCGAGACACGCGAAGACAGTCCCGAGCCACGCGATGACGCCGCCGAGCCACGCGATGACGACAGAGATATCGACGAGCAGGTGCACGAGGGGCCGCGGACCTATCACGGCGAGGACGCCGACGGACCGGTCATCGACTTCCGCGACGAACTGCGCAGCCGCTTCGGTGAGCAGGACTGGTTCAAACAGGTCGAGGACACGATCGGCGGCCTCGCCGACAGGTTCTCGAACCCCGCTTCGGGGCGCGACCGCTCCCGGGACGGGAGTCAGCGCACTCGCTCCGACGACGCTGCCGAGGAGGGCTTCGAATCATTCGACCTCGTCATCGTCTGCGCCGGCCTCCAGGCCGACCGGATGGCCGCGGACGCGGGATTCGACGACGACCCACGCATCGTCCCCTTCACCAGCGACTGCTGCGTCGTCGATGCCGCCCTCGGTGGAGATGTCTCCACCCCCGGACGAGATACGGGCGTCCACGAAGGAGGTGCGTCCGCCCCCGAAGGAGATGCGGGCGCCGCCGGGTCGGAGGCGTCCCCGACGGCACCGGATGAGCCCGCCGAGGTGGTTCGCGGCATCATCGGAACCGTTCCGGACCCCGCCTCACCGTTGTCCGCGAAGTCCGTGGTCAGAGACGTGAACGGTGTCCTCACTCTGGGGCCGAACACCTTCGTGTCCCTGGGGCGCGAACGCTATGACAGGCGCGGATTCGACTTCGGCGACGTGGGATCGACCGTCGGGTTCAAAGGGTTCTGGAAGTTCGCGGCGCAGTCCGCGAAGACCGCCGCGCACGGTGCCAAGCCGACCGTCAGCACCTCGGCCTTCGTCGCGGAGATCCGGAAGTTCGTCCCCGCCATCGACCCTTCCGCCCTCCGTCAGGGAGTACGCGGAGTACGAGCGCAGGCGATGGATGCCGACGGCACGCTGGTCGACGAACTTCGGGTGAGCACCCGCGGCAGGCTGACCATGGTCAGGAGTCTCCCCAGGTCGGGGGCCACCTCGGCGCTGGCGATTGCCGAGCACATCGCCGACTCGGTGCTCGAGGCACCGACCGGCTCGACCCGGTGA
- a CDS encoding site-specific DNA-methyltransferase — MPTALDWTGKEAAFALGRRLIASTTSSTSVDEESAGHLGEGPHFLRRGEAHIPAPDENLLLVGDNLPALTGLLATHRGRVKVVYIDPPYNTGNALAYKDHGHDHASWLNFMTPRLMLARELMRDDGVIFIHLDDGESAWAQLLGHEIFGEDNSLGTLIHQRAKGGGNSPSFVRGHDYVHVWAKVGDRAGAFLTEKKAPAKLEVIDGRRMLVETDVLRAGFGRYARGQERRLMYEDILEVKGAKKLAEVDAKLASGEYVLRRWGAQGKHAVVRVTPAEKASSKLYSIIKALGGQNDLEDLGLGGIFSYPKPVELVKTLVASQTFFDPEAIVLDFFAGSGTTAQAVMAANRRDEGARKFILIQTPEPLRSKNARSLVEADSETDFPEISRLTAERIRRAGQRLEPGPTFTEATVAEDRGHGGRGMNSRLNP, encoded by the coding sequence ATGCCGACGGCCCTGGACTGGACTGGCAAGGAGGCCGCTTTCGCGCTCGGTCGACGACTCATCGCCTCGACCACGTCGTCGACGTCGGTGGACGAGGAATCGGCGGGCCACCTCGGCGAGGGTCCGCATTTTCTACGCCGAGGTGAGGCCCACATCCCGGCCCCCGACGAGAACCTGCTGCTCGTCGGGGACAACCTGCCGGCGCTGACCGGACTGCTCGCCACGCATCGGGGGCGGGTCAAGGTCGTCTACATCGATCCGCCGTACAACACAGGCAATGCGCTGGCGTACAAGGATCACGGGCACGATCACGCAAGCTGGCTGAACTTCATGACACCGCGGCTCATGCTCGCGCGTGAACTCATGCGCGATGACGGGGTGATCTTCATCCACCTCGACGACGGAGAGAGCGCGTGGGCGCAGCTGCTCGGTCATGAGATCTTCGGCGAGGACAATTCGCTGGGCACCCTCATCCACCAGAGGGCGAAGGGCGGCGGCAATTCACCTTCCTTCGTCCGCGGCCACGACTACGTCCACGTGTGGGCCAAGGTCGGCGACCGGGCGGGCGCGTTCCTGACGGAGAAGAAGGCACCGGCGAAGCTCGAGGTCATCGACGGCAGACGCATGCTCGTCGAGACCGATGTGCTGCGCGCCGGGTTCGGCCGCTATGCCCGTGGCCAGGAGCGTCGCCTGATGTACGAGGACATCCTCGAGGTCAAAGGGGCGAAGAAGCTCGCCGAGGTGGACGCGAAGCTGGCCTCGGGCGAATATGTTCTGCGCCGATGGGGCGCCCAAGGAAAGCACGCGGTCGTGCGGGTGACACCGGCCGAGAAGGCGAGTTCGAAGCTCTACTCGATCATCAAGGCCCTCGGCGGGCAGAACGATCTCGAAGATCTCGGTCTGGGTGGGATCTTCAGCTACCCGAAGCCCGTCGAGCTGGTCAAGACGCTCGTGGCCTCACAGACCTTCTTCGACCCCGAGGCCATCGTCCTCGACTTCTTCGCCGGCTCCGGCACGACCGCGCAGGCGGTGATGGCGGCCAACCGGCGTGATGAGGGCGCACGGAAATTCATCCTCATCCAGACCCCTGAGCCGCTGCGGTCGAAGAACGCGCGCAGCCTCGTGGAAGCGGATTCGGAGACCGACTTCCCCGAGATCAGCAGGCTCACCGCGGAACGGATCCGCAGGGCAGGTCAGCGCCTCGAGCCGGGGCCGACCTTCACCGAGGCAACGGTGGCCGAGGACCGGGGCCACGGTGGCCGAGGAATGAATTCTCGTCTGAACCCTTGA
- a CDS encoding FmdB family zinc ribbon protein — MPTYVYRCTTCGDTEQVFPMSRKPESVTCPDCRGTAVSAFTSPHLGAGSGSVFAAVDATKRTADEPPLVSRIPSSQRRAQPVSRDPRHAKLPRA, encoded by the coding sequence GTGCCCACTTACGTCTACCGATGCACGACCTGCGGCGACACCGAACAGGTCTTCCCGATGAGCCGGAAACCGGAATCCGTCACCTGCCCCGACTGTCGCGGCACTGCCGTGTCCGCGTTCACCTCGCCCCACCTCGGTGCCGGTTCGGGATCTGTCTTCGCCGCCGTCGACGCAACGAAGAGAACCGCCGACGAACCACCCCTCGTCTCACGCATCCCATCATCTCAACGCCGCGCACAACCGGTCAGCCGGGATCCGCGGCACGCCAAGCTTCCCCGCGCCTGA
- the fmdA gene encoding formamidase gives MPDNLFPLDSTQPFTAQATTGHNRWHPDVPASVHVKPGESFRLDCREWFDGAIKNDDSADDIRDAPMDIVHALSGPVAIEGAKAGDLLIVDILDVGPIPQEEGPLAGQGWGYTGIFAKKNGGSFLVDQFPDAYKAVWDFSGGTATSRHVPGVSFTGIVHPGLMGTAPSKDMLGKWNTREAALIATDPNREPPLALPPEPRGAILGALDGEEFDRVASEGARTAPPRENGGNQDIKNLTKGTRVFYPVFVDGANFSVGDLHFSQGDGEITFCGGIEMGGFIDIRVDLIKGGMDTYGVSENAIFQPGNSAPQYSEWLAFSGTSVTLDGEQRYLDSHLAYQRACLHAIDYLTKFGYSPEQAYLLLGAAPIEGRFSGVVDIPNACATVYLPTAMFDVDISPSADGPGRIDPGIGAPHSAF, from the coding sequence ATGCCGGACAATCTGTTTCCACTCGATTCGACTCAGCCCTTCACCGCCCAAGCCACGACCGGACACAATCGTTGGCACCCCGACGTTCCCGCTTCCGTGCATGTGAAGCCGGGAGAGTCGTTCCGGCTGGACTGCCGCGAATGGTTCGACGGTGCCATCAAGAACGACGACAGCGCCGACGACATCCGCGATGCGCCGATGGACATCGTCCACGCCCTGTCCGGGCCGGTCGCCATCGAAGGCGCGAAGGCCGGGGACCTGCTCATCGTCGACATCCTCGACGTCGGTCCGATTCCGCAAGAGGAGGGCCCGCTCGCCGGTCAAGGCTGGGGATACACCGGAATCTTCGCAAAGAAGAACGGAGGCTCGTTCCTCGTCGACCAGTTCCCCGACGCGTACAAAGCCGTCTGGGACTTCTCCGGCGGAACGGCCACATCACGCCACGTCCCAGGAGTGTCCTTCACCGGCATCGTCCACCCCGGTCTCATGGGCACCGCGCCGAGCAAGGACATGCTGGGGAAGTGGAACACTCGCGAGGCGGCGCTCATCGCCACCGATCCGAACCGCGAACCGCCATTGGCGCTGCCCCCGGAACCGCGGGGCGCGATCCTGGGCGCCCTGGACGGGGAGGAGTTCGACCGGGTCGCATCCGAAGGCGCACGCACGGCTCCACCGAGGGAGAACGGCGGCAACCAGGACATCAAGAACCTCACCAAGGGCACTCGAGTCTTCTACCCGGTGTTCGTCGACGGTGCGAACTTCTCCGTCGGCGACCTCCACTTCAGCCAGGGCGACGGTGAGATCACCTTCTGCGGCGGCATCGAGATGGGCGGATTCATCGACATCAGGGTCGACCTCATCAAGGGCGGAATGGACACCTACGGGGTGTCCGAGAATGCGATCTTCCAACCCGGCAACTCCGCTCCGCAGTACTCCGAATGGCTCGCGTTCTCCGGCACCTCGGTGACACTGGACGGGGAGCAGCGCTACCTCGACTCGCACCTGGCCTACCAGCGGGCTTGCCTGCACGCGATCGACTACCTGACCAAGTTCGGCTACAGCCCGGAGCAGGCCTACCTGCTGCTCGGCGCGGCACCGATCGAAGGCAGATTCTCCGGGGTCGTCGACATTCCCAATGCCTGTGCGACCGTGTATCTGCCGACGGCCATGTTCGACGTCGACATCTCGCCCAGCGCAGATGGGCCGGGCCGGATCGATCCGGGAATCGGGGCACCGCACTCGGCGTTCTGA
- a CDS encoding antibiotic biosynthesis monooxygenase family protein has protein sequence MSVVAINTLTVPEAARGELEKRFAARKHSVDGSPGFEGFQLLRPVSGGDQYFVYTQWATREDFENWRQARKPAHEANGKEPVSEQADLLEFEVVDLGD, from the coding sequence ATGTCCGTCGTCGCCATCAACACCCTCACCGTTCCCGAGGCTGCACGCGGTGAGCTCGAGAAGCGCTTCGCGGCCCGCAAGCACTCCGTCGACGGCTCACCCGGCTTCGAAGGCTTCCAGCTGTTGCGTCCGGTCTCCGGCGGCGACCAGTACTTCGTCTACACCCAGTGGGCCACACGCGAAGACTTCGAGAACTGGCGCCAGGCACGCAAGCCCGCACACGAGGCCAATGGCAAGGAACCGGTCTCCGAGCAGGCCGATCTGCTCGAGTTCGAGGTCGTCGACCTCGGCGACTGA